In Streptomyces sp. P3, one DNA window encodes the following:
- a CDS encoding thioredoxin-like domain-containing protein, with translation MTSPSPTARRTRLRRRTVLALAAATAAVLTLSACGTATTGSTAKTDTVSGSSAAAKTDTVTLLDDTTLAVPGKKPAALFFFSVGCGECAGGAKSLDKAAKAFGDKATFLAVDMDPSESKTTIMQFLDYIKAPGLATTVDKGAALSLRYQVSALSTLIVVDPQGKVTYRATDPSADQIQAALKKAGA, from the coding sequence ATGACCTCCCCGTCCCCCACCGCCCGCCGCACCCGCCTGCGCCGCCGCACAGTCCTGGCCCTCGCCGCCGCCACCGCCGCCGTACTCACCCTGTCCGCCTGCGGCACCGCCACCACCGGCTCCACGGCCAAGACTGACACCGTCAGCGGCAGTTCCGCCGCAGCCAAGACGGACACCGTCACCCTCCTCGACGACACCACGCTGGCGGTGCCCGGAAAGAAGCCCGCCGCTCTGTTCTTCTTCTCCGTGGGCTGCGGCGAGTGCGCCGGAGGTGCCAAGTCGCTGGACAAGGCTGCCAAGGCGTTCGGGGACAAGGCCACCTTCCTCGCGGTGGACATGGACCCGAGCGAGTCGAAGACGACCATCATGCAGTTCCTCGACTACATCAAGGCGCCCGGACTGGCCACCACCGTCGACAAGGGCGCCGCCCTGTCCCTGCGCTACCAGGTCTCGGCCCTGTCCACGCTGATCGTCGTCGACCCCCAGGGCAAGGTCACCTACCGGGCCACCGACCCGTCGGCCGACCAGATCCAGGCCGCCTTGAAGAAGGCGGGCGCGTGA
- a CDS encoding HAD family hydrolase, which produces MQRIVLWDVDHTLVENSGVSKEIYASAFKALAGRAAELPAPTEGRTDRAIMREMFIRHGLPDPDWERAQQALEEAGRCSEEDLRRRGHALPGVEDALKALAADPTICSSVLTGNISANAHVKLRAFGLDGLLDMAVGGYGEDSNDRARLVDAARARIHAAYGIPLVSPTVLIGDTPRDVRAAHDAQAHCIAVASGIHSVAELHAAGADAVVPDLTDTEGLLTLLREVLT; this is translated from the coding sequence GTGCAGCGAATTGTGTTGTGGGACGTGGACCACACCCTTGTAGAAAACTCCGGTGTGAGCAAGGAGATCTACGCCAGCGCCTTCAAGGCACTAGCTGGGCGTGCGGCCGAATTGCCTGCTCCAACGGAGGGACGTACGGACCGGGCGATCATGCGCGAGATGTTCATCCGGCACGGTCTGCCGGATCCTGACTGGGAGCGGGCGCAGCAGGCACTGGAGGAAGCCGGCCGCTGCAGCGAGGAAGATCTGCGACGGCGAGGTCATGCCCTGCCCGGTGTCGAGGACGCGTTGAAGGCACTCGCGGCGGACCCAACTATCTGTTCCTCGGTCCTCACCGGCAACATTTCGGCCAATGCCCACGTCAAGCTGCGGGCGTTCGGGCTTGATGGCCTGCTCGACATGGCTGTTGGCGGGTACGGCGAGGACAGCAACGATCGAGCGCGTCTCGTCGACGCCGCCCGTGCCCGTATCCATGCCGCCTACGGCATCCCACTCGTCTCGCCGACCGTCCTGATCGGGGACACGCCCCGCGATGTGCGCGCCGCGCATGACGCCCAGGCACACTGCATCGCCGTCGCCTCCGGGATCCACTCGGTGGCAGAACTCCACGCTGCTGGGGCCGACGCCGTCGTCCCTGATCTGACCGACACGGAGGGCTTGTTGACCCTCCTGCGGGAAGTCCTGACCTGA
- the merB gene encoding organomercurial lyase MerB, whose product MDTSAQKLADRLTAALGGGENVTGQPWLWRPLLQLLATGRPVTTGQLATATSHTEDDVRHALAAMPDTEYDETGRIIGSGLTQRPTPHRFEVDGKQLYTWCALDTLVFPAVLGRTAHVESPCHATGTPIRLTAAPDGVTGLTPADAVVSIVTPDDLTSVRSAFCNHVHFFANPAAAQDWLTDHPGMTVLPVADAYQLGRPLTQNLLDGTTPESCC is encoded by the coding sequence ATGGACACCTCCGCCCAGAAGCTCGCCGACCGCCTGACCGCCGCCCTGGGCGGCGGCGAAAACGTCACCGGCCAGCCCTGGCTGTGGCGCCCGCTGCTCCAGCTCCTGGCCACCGGCCGGCCCGTCACCACCGGCCAGCTCGCCACCGCCACCAGCCACACCGAAGACGACGTCCGCCACGCCCTGGCCGCCATGCCCGACACCGAATACGACGAGACCGGCCGCATCATCGGCAGCGGCCTGACCCAGCGCCCCACCCCCCACCGCTTCGAAGTCGACGGCAAGCAGCTGTACACCTGGTGTGCCCTGGACACCCTCGTCTTCCCAGCCGTCCTCGGCCGCACCGCCCACGTCGAATCCCCCTGCCACGCCACCGGCACCCCGATCAGGCTCACCGCAGCCCCCGACGGCGTTACCGGCCTCACCCCGGCCGACGCCGTCGTCTCGATCGTCACCCCCGACGACCTGACCTCCGTACGCTCGGCCTTCTGCAACCACGTCCACTTCTTCGCCAACCCAGCCGCCGCCCAGGACTGGCTCACCGACCACCCCGGCATGACCGTCCTGCCCGTCGCCGACGCCTACCAGCTCGGCCGCCCCCTCACCCAAAACCTCCTCGACGGGACGACCCCGGAGTCCTGCTGCTGA
- a CDS encoding cytochrome c biogenesis CcdA family protein — translation MNGLLTLAFAAGMLAPVNPCGFALLPAWITSALGENDTSPLPVRLTRALRSGAALTLGFAGTLAAAGLIVSAGARALIRAAPWLGLATGIILLLLGAFMLTGRALSLRLNLPTGTRRSAGPPTARRMVVFGAGYAAASLSCTFGVLLAVIAQAQATASFAGLLAVFAAYAAGSAAVLLLVAVTTAAAGAALTRKITALARHGTRITAAVLVLTGAYLAWYWYPAATGGPATAAPGGGLAAWSATATAWIQGHTTTIAVTALVVVLAVTAAALRHRRRQAARNAAPTGAAPSAEADCCAPQPVPTPAAAPDRDNPGHCC, via the coding sequence ATGAACGGCCTGCTCACCCTCGCCTTCGCCGCCGGGATGCTCGCCCCGGTCAACCCATGCGGCTTCGCCCTGCTGCCCGCCTGGATCACCTCCGCCCTCGGCGAAAACGACACCTCCCCGCTGCCGGTACGCCTCACCCGCGCCCTGCGCTCCGGCGCCGCCCTCACCCTCGGCTTCGCCGGCACCCTCGCCGCTGCCGGGCTCATCGTCAGCGCCGGGGCCCGCGCCCTGATCCGTGCCGCCCCCTGGCTCGGCCTGGCCACCGGCATCATCCTGCTGCTCCTCGGCGCCTTCATGCTCACCGGCCGCGCGCTCAGCCTGCGGCTGAACCTGCCCACCGGTACCCGCCGGTCGGCGGGCCCGCCGACCGCCCGGCGCATGGTGGTCTTCGGCGCCGGCTACGCCGCCGCGTCCCTGTCCTGCACCTTCGGTGTGCTGCTCGCCGTCATCGCCCAGGCCCAGGCCACCGCCAGCTTCGCCGGGCTCCTCGCGGTCTTCGCCGCCTACGCCGCCGGATCGGCCGCCGTGCTGCTGCTCGTCGCGGTCACCACCGCCGCCGCAGGCGCCGCCCTCACCCGCAAGATCACCGCCTTGGCCCGGCACGGCACCCGCATCACCGCCGCCGTCCTCGTCCTCACCGGCGCCTACCTGGCCTGGTACTGGTACCCCGCCGCCACCGGCGGCCCCGCCACCGCCGCCCCCGGCGGCGGCCTCGCCGCCTGGTCCGCCACCGCGACCGCCTGGATCCAGGGCCACACCACCACCATCGCCGTCACCGCTCTCGTGGTCGTCCTCGCCGTCACCGCCGCCGCCCTGCGCCACCGCAGGCGGCAGGCCGCCCGCAACGCCGCTCCCACCGGGGCAGCCCCCTCTGCCGAGGCGGACTGCTGTGCGCCCCAGCCCGTCCCCACCCCGGCCGCCGCCCCGGACCGCGACAATCCCGGCCACTGCTGCTGA
- a CDS encoding MerR family transcriptional regulator codes for MTGERPARPMTIGELSRRTHVTVKALRAYTDWGLIYTAGRSPANYRLYDSDALWCVRLIGELRSLGLTLAEIRDLLSTYAETGDRALGPSLAERLRTARARIETRIADLEKTRRRIDAFEAAHQAELAEGSGTGLWADDPRQCAQCT; via the coding sequence GTGACCGGCGAGCGGCCCGCACGGCCGATGACCATCGGCGAACTGTCCCGGCGCACCCACGTGACTGTCAAGGCACTGCGCGCCTACACCGACTGGGGCCTGATCTACACTGCGGGCCGCAGCCCGGCCAACTACCGCCTGTACGACTCCGACGCCCTGTGGTGCGTACGGCTGATCGGCGAACTGCGCAGCCTCGGCCTCACCCTGGCCGAGATCCGCGACCTCCTCAGCACCTACGCGGAAACCGGCGACCGGGCCCTCGGCCCCTCGCTGGCCGAACGCCTGCGCACCGCCCGGGCGCGCATCGAGACCAGGATCGCGGACCTGGAGAAGACACGGCGCCGCATCGACGCCTTCGAAGCCGCCCACCAGGCCGAACTCGCCGAAGGCAGCGGAACCGGCCTGTGGGCGGATGATCCGAGGCAGTGCGCCCAGTGCACTTGA
- a CDS encoding bifunctional 2-polyprenyl-6-hydroxyphenol methylase/3-demethylubiquinol 3-O-methyltransferase UbiG, producing the protein MTINNPATYWDPLWTSGRRYRRLSLEEQQLTGQFLGAGHGRPALDVGCGDGVLARYLHGDLGFRTTAIDCSSAALKIAQAEQDTSDGPHFQRLDFETEDIRALPEAAYAAVTCRLVFAFIKDKAAFLARVRYLLPPGGTFWVVTPLAERLPDERKSIGISPQHAELLTASWSSVHSEDLDTLRCYALRP; encoded by the coding sequence GTGACGATCAACAACCCGGCCACGTACTGGGATCCGCTGTGGACATCAGGGCGCCGCTACCGCCGCCTCAGTCTCGAAGAGCAGCAGCTGACCGGCCAGTTCCTCGGCGCCGGCCACGGCCGGCCCGCGCTCGACGTCGGCTGCGGCGACGGTGTCCTTGCCCGGTATCTACATGGTGACCTGGGATTCCGCACCACAGCGATCGACTGTTCCTCCGCCGCGCTGAAGATCGCCCAGGCCGAGCAGGACACGTCCGACGGTCCGCATTTTCAGCGGCTGGACTTCGAGACCGAGGACATCCGAGCGTTGCCGGAGGCGGCCTACGCCGCCGTCACCTGCCGCTTGGTGTTCGCCTTCATCAAGGACAAGGCGGCCTTCCTCGCCCGCGTCCGATACCTTCTCCCACCCGGCGGGACGTTCTGGGTCGTCACCCCGCTCGCTGAACGCCTCCCGGACGAACGGAAGTCCATCGGGATCAGCCCGCAGCACGCCGAATTGCTGACCGCGTCCTGGTCCTCGGTCCACAGCGAAGATCTGGACACGCTGCGCTGCTACGCGTTGCGCCCCTGA
- the merA gene encoding mercury(II) reductase has protein sequence MLQAHTGYDLAIIGSGGGAFAAAIAARSKGRSVVMVERGTTGGTCVNVGCVPSKALLAAAEARHGARAASRFPGLEGTEPAVDFPALIGGKDTLVEQLRAEKYTDLAAEYGWQIVHGTATFTANDDGPALEVALNDGGTATIEAAHYVIATGSAPWAPPIDGLVEAGYLTSTSAMELDELPEHLLVLGGGYVGLEQAQLFARLGSRVTIAVRSRLASQEEPEISAGIEAVFREEGITVHTRTQASAVHRDGDGILTTLTGPDGEQQIRASHLLIATGRRPVTDGLGLERVGVKTGERGEVVVDEHLRTGNPRIWAAGDVTGHPDFVYVAAAHGTLVADNALDGAERTLDYTALPKVTFTSPAIASVGMTDAQLAEAGIACQCRTLPLEYVPRALANRDTRGLVKLIAERGTGKLLGAHVLADGAGDIITAATYAITAGLTVDQLAHTWHPYLTMAEALKLAAQTFTSDVAKLSCCAG, from the coding sequence GTGCTTCAGGCACACACCGGTTATGACCTGGCGATCATCGGTTCGGGAGGTGGCGCGTTCGCCGCGGCCATCGCCGCCCGCAGCAAGGGCAGGAGCGTGGTGATGGTCGAGCGCGGCACCACCGGCGGCACCTGCGTGAACGTCGGCTGTGTGCCGTCCAAGGCGCTGCTGGCCGCCGCCGAGGCCCGCCACGGCGCCCGCGCGGCCAGCCGGTTCCCCGGCCTGGAGGGCACCGAGCCCGCGGTCGACTTCCCCGCACTGATCGGCGGCAAGGACACGCTGGTGGAGCAGTTGCGGGCGGAGAAGTACACCGATCTGGCCGCCGAGTACGGCTGGCAGATCGTGCACGGCACCGCCACCTTCACGGCGAACGACGACGGCCCCGCCCTGGAGGTCGCGCTCAACGACGGCGGCACCGCCACCATCGAGGCCGCCCACTACGTGATCGCCACCGGCTCCGCCCCGTGGGCGCCGCCCATCGACGGACTGGTGGAGGCCGGCTACCTGACCTCCACCTCCGCCATGGAACTGGATGAGCTCCCCGAGCACCTGCTGGTGCTCGGCGGCGGCTACGTCGGCCTGGAGCAGGCCCAGCTCTTCGCCCGCCTCGGCAGCCGCGTCACCATCGCCGTCCGCTCCCGCCTGGCCTCCCAGGAAGAGCCGGAGATCTCCGCCGGCATCGAGGCCGTCTTCCGCGAGGAGGGCATCACCGTCCACACCCGCACCCAGGCCAGCGCCGTACACCGCGACGGCGACGGCATTCTCACCACCCTCACCGGCCCCGACGGCGAGCAGCAGATCCGCGCCAGCCACCTGCTGATCGCCACCGGACGCCGCCCGGTCACCGACGGCCTCGGCCTGGAGCGGGTGGGCGTGAAGACCGGCGAGCGCGGCGAAGTCGTCGTCGATGAGCACCTGCGCACCGGCAACCCCCGCATCTGGGCGGCCGGCGACGTCACCGGGCACCCCGACTTCGTGTACGTGGCCGCCGCCCACGGCACCCTGGTCGCCGACAATGCCCTGGACGGGGCGGAGCGCACCCTGGACTACACCGCGCTGCCGAAGGTCACCTTCACCAGCCCCGCCATCGCGTCGGTCGGGATGACCGACGCCCAGCTGGCCGAGGCCGGGATCGCCTGCCAGTGCCGCACCCTGCCGCTGGAGTACGTACCCCGCGCCCTGGCCAACCGCGACACCCGCGGCCTGGTCAAGCTCATAGCCGAACGCGGCACCGGAAAGCTGCTGGGCGCCCACGTCCTGGCCGACGGCGCGGGCGACATCATCACCGCCGCGACCTACGCCATCACCGCCGGACTGACCGTCGACCAGCTCGCCCACACCTGGCACCCCTACCTGACCATGGCCGAAGCCCTCAAACTGGCCGCCCAGACCTTCACCTCGGACGTCGCCAAGCTCTCCTGCTGCGCCGGCTGA
- a CDS encoding heavy metal-responsive transcriptional regulator, whose protein sequence is MSISTLATVTGLTAKTIRYCEQSGLLPAPPRTAGGYRDYPPEAQPRLTFIRDAQAAGLTLAEIRGVLALRDSGQAPCPHAAALIEAHLRHIDERITALARTQAALRQLTARGA, encoded by the coding sequence ATGAGCATCAGCACCCTCGCCACGGTCACCGGCCTGACCGCCAAGACCATTCGCTACTGCGAGCAGAGCGGACTGCTGCCCGCACCGCCCCGGACTGCGGGCGGTTACCGCGACTACCCGCCCGAGGCCCAGCCCCGGCTCACCTTCATCCGCGACGCCCAAGCCGCCGGACTCACCCTCGCCGAGATCCGCGGCGTACTCGCCCTGCGCGACAGCGGCCAAGCCCCCTGTCCCCACGCCGCCGCACTCATCGAGGCCCACCTGCGCCACATCGACGAACGCATCACCGCCCTCGCCCGCACCCAAGCCGCGCTACGCCAACTCACAGCCCGAGGCGCCTGA
- a CDS encoding vitamin K epoxide reductase family protein: MTMPAARETATPAVHKSRHATFGASRTLALLLILGGSLGLLASAVLTHDKMELLANPDYVSACSINPVLSCNNIMKSWQASTFGFPNPFIGWAAFPAVIAIGAGLLAGARYRRWHWLGLQAGTVFGIGLITWLQYSSLYAIGALCLWCTLVWAVTILIFWYTTVHNIQHGLIPAPDRVRCTVAEFHWAVPVLWIGIIALLILTRWGSALWA, encoded by the coding sequence ATGACCATGCCAGCAGCCCGCGAGACGGCCACCCCAGCCGTGCACAAGAGCAGGCACGCGACGTTCGGCGCCAGCCGGACGCTCGCCCTCCTACTGATCCTGGGCGGCTCCCTCGGCCTGCTCGCCTCGGCCGTGCTCACGCACGACAAGATGGAACTGCTCGCCAACCCGGACTACGTCTCGGCGTGCAGCATCAACCCGGTGCTGTCCTGCAACAACATCATGAAGAGCTGGCAGGCCAGCACCTTCGGCTTCCCCAACCCCTTCATCGGCTGGGCCGCCTTCCCCGCCGTCATCGCCATCGGCGCGGGACTGCTGGCTGGCGCCCGCTACCGGCGCTGGCACTGGCTGGGCCTGCAGGCCGGCACCGTCTTCGGCATCGGCCTCATCACCTGGCTGCAGTACTCCTCGCTGTATGCCATCGGCGCACTGTGCCTGTGGTGCACCCTCGTATGGGCCGTGACGATCCTCATCTTCTGGTACACCACCGTGCACAACATCCAGCACGGGCTCATCCCCGCCCCCGACCGGGTACGCTGCACTGTCGCCGAGTTCCACTGGGCCGTACCCGTCCTGTGGATCGGCATCATCGCGCTGCTGATCCTGACCAGGTGGGGCAGCGCCCTGTGGGCCTGA
- a CDS encoding helix-turn-helix transcriptional regulator has product MGSAPVLVRTEAAASARQADAGCSHTDTVARFFRALADPTRLKLLEFILRGERTCAECVGYAGVSQSRVSVHLACLTACGYVTGHRDGRRLRYRVGDPRVADLVVLARAVAADHDGVPDRCSGDRAQPGPTLGRNRHADL; this is encoded by the coding sequence ATGGGCTCCGCACCTGTTCTGGTCCGCACTGAGGCCGCAGCGTCCGCCCGCCAGGCCGACGCCGGGTGTTCGCACACCGACACCGTGGCCCGGTTCTTCCGCGCGCTTGCGGACCCCACCCGGCTGAAGCTGCTGGAGTTCATCCTTCGCGGGGAGCGCACCTGTGCCGAGTGCGTCGGATATGCAGGGGTATCCCAGTCGCGGGTCTCGGTCCATCTGGCCTGTCTGACGGCCTGCGGGTATGTGACCGGCCACCGGGACGGAAGGAGGCTGCGCTACCGCGTCGGCGACCCCCGGGTGGCGGACCTGGTCGTCCTCGCCCGCGCCGTCGCCGCGGACCACGACGGCGTCCCGGACCGCTGCTCTGGTGATCGCGCCCAGCCGGGACCGACTCTCGGAAGGAATCGCCATGCCGACCTCTGA
- a CDS encoding NAD(P)/FAD-dependent oxidoreductase — MAERYDTLVIGGGMAGLPLALRAARHGRVAFVEKEKLGGTCLNRGCIPTKTMIASAAVAHQVRRAAEFGVHVPAPSVDLAAVVARKNAIVETIRSGSYKTVGKADQIDFYPAEGRFTAPRRLRVDHTEIEADKIFLVTGLRTTIPAIDGLETTPYYTSRTLLDLTDLPEHLIVVGGGYIGCEFAQMFARFGSRVTLIQRAERLLPAEDPDISAAVTDGFTADGITVLTGTTCTAVDGRPGNIRAGCQGSETGEINGSHLLIATGRTPNTDILGLEHLGLAPDERGFLPVDDLLRTAAEDVWALGDIRGGPMFTHTARDDADIAYRTTYRGQNRSTNGRIVPHAVFTDPEVGSVGLTEPAARAAGHQVLIGRQDFTGVVKARAIGNTRGLIKFVVDASTDKILGCHIAGPDGGNLVHEAVIAMTCGATYSDIARAIHIHPTLAEGVNTAAGGVHREIGT, encoded by the coding sequence ATGGCCGAGCGGTACGACACCCTGGTGATCGGCGGCGGCATGGCCGGCCTGCCCCTGGCCCTGCGCGCAGCAAGACACGGCCGGGTCGCCTTCGTGGAGAAGGAGAAACTCGGCGGCACCTGCCTCAACCGCGGCTGCATCCCCACCAAGACGATGATCGCCTCCGCAGCGGTGGCCCACCAGGTGCGCCGGGCCGCCGAGTTCGGCGTCCACGTCCCCGCCCCCAGCGTGGACCTGGCCGCCGTGGTCGCGCGCAAGAACGCGATCGTGGAGACGATCCGCTCCGGCTCATACAAGACGGTCGGCAAGGCCGACCAGATCGACTTCTATCCCGCCGAGGGACGCTTCACCGCGCCCCGGCGGCTGCGCGTGGACCACACCGAGATCGAGGCCGACAAGATCTTCCTGGTCACCGGCCTGCGCACCACCATCCCCGCCATCGACGGCCTGGAGACCACCCCGTACTACACCTCCCGCACCCTGCTCGACCTCACCGACCTGCCCGAGCACCTGATCGTGGTGGGCGGCGGCTACATCGGCTGCGAGTTCGCCCAGATGTTCGCCCGCTTCGGCTCCCGCGTGACGCTCATCCAGCGCGCCGAGCGACTGCTGCCCGCCGAGGACCCCGACATCTCCGCTGCCGTCACCGACGGCTTCACCGCCGACGGCATCACCGTCCTGACCGGCACCACCTGCACCGCCGTCGACGGCCGCCCCGGAAACATCCGGGCCGGCTGCCAGGGCAGCGAGACCGGCGAGATCAACGGCAGCCACCTCCTCATCGCCACCGGCCGCACCCCCAACACCGACATCCTCGGCCTCGAACACCTCGGGCTGGCCCCCGACGAGCGCGGCTTCCTGCCCGTCGACGACCTGCTGCGCACCGCGGCCGAGGACGTGTGGGCGCTCGGCGACATCCGCGGCGGGCCGATGTTCACCCACACCGCCCGCGACGACGCCGACATCGCCTACCGCACCACCTACCGCGGCCAGAACCGCTCCACCAACGGGCGGATCGTGCCGCACGCGGTGTTCACCGACCCCGAGGTCGGCTCCGTCGGACTGACCGAACCCGCCGCCCGCGCCGCCGGACACCAGGTCCTCATCGGCCGCCAGGACTTCACCGGCGTCGTCAAGGCCCGCGCCATCGGCAACACCCGCGGCCTGATCAAATTCGTCGTCGACGCCTCAACCGACAAGATCTTGGGCTGCCACATCGCCGGCCCCGACGGCGGGAACCTCGTCCACGAGGCCGTCATCGCCATGACCTGCGGCGCCACCTACAGCGACATCGCCCGCGCCATCCACATCCACCCCACCCTCGCCGAGGGCGTCAACACCGCCGCCGGCGGCGTCCACCGGGAGATCGGCACCTGA
- the merA gene encoding mercury(II) reductase, which translates to MSTQRSRFDLAVIGSGGAAFAAAIAARNKGKSVVMVERGTTGGTCVNTGCVPSKALLAAAEARHVALAQPFPGIRTEAGPVDFPALISGKQAMVEAMRADKYEDLATEYDWPILAGTARFAPGPELEVALGDGGTTTIEAAHYVIATGSAPWAPPIDGLDEAGYLTSTTAMELDRLPESMLVVGGNAIGLEQGQLFARLGTQVTVVEALDRLAPFEEPEVSAMIEDVFTGEGISVHTGVTITAVRRDTGGYRLTAARAGDVFERKAEQLLVATGRRPVTDGLGLQTVGVKTGERGEIVVDEHLRTGNERIWAAGDVTGHPQFVYVAGAHGTLVADNALDGAERTLDYHHLPRVTFTSPAIAAAGLTDAQVIAQGMACDCRVLPLEYVPRALVNRDTRGLIKLVAERGTGRLLGAHVIAESAGDVIATAVYALANRMTVHQMADLWCPYLTMAEGLKLAAQTYTRDVSKLSCCAS; encoded by the coding sequence GTGAGCACGCAGCGCAGCCGGTTCGATCTGGCGGTCATCGGCTCGGGCGGGGCAGCGTTCGCCGCCGCGATCGCCGCACGGAACAAGGGCAAAAGCGTGGTGATGGTCGAGCGCGGCACCACCGGCGGCACCTGTGTGAACACCGGATGCGTGCCCTCCAAGGCGCTGCTGGCCGCCGCCGAGGCCCGCCATGTGGCCCTCGCCCAGCCGTTCCCCGGTATCCGCACCGAAGCGGGCCCGGTGGACTTCCCCGCCCTGATCAGCGGCAAGCAGGCCATGGTGGAGGCGATGCGGGCGGACAAGTACGAGGACCTGGCCACCGAGTACGACTGGCCGATCCTGGCCGGCACCGCCCGCTTCGCCCCCGGACCCGAACTGGAAGTCGCCCTGGGCGACGGCGGCACCACCACCATCGAGGCCGCCCACTACGTCATCGCGACCGGCTCCGCCCCGTGGGCACCGCCCATCGACGGACTGGACGAGGCAGGCTACCTGACCTCCACCACCGCCATGGAACTCGACCGCCTGCCCGAGTCGATGCTCGTGGTGGGTGGCAACGCCATCGGCCTGGAGCAGGGCCAGCTCTTCGCCCGGCTCGGCACCCAGGTCACCGTCGTCGAGGCGCTGGACCGGCTCGCCCCGTTCGAGGAGCCCGAGGTCTCCGCGATGATCGAGGACGTCTTCACCGGCGAGGGCATCAGCGTGCACACCGGCGTCACCATCACCGCCGTGCGCCGCGACACCGGCGGCTACAGGCTCACCGCCGCCCGCGCGGGCGACGTCTTCGAACGGAAGGCGGAGCAGTTGCTGGTCGCCACCGGCCGCCGCCCGGTCACCGACGGCCTCGGCCTTCAGACGGTGGGGGTCAAGACCGGGGAGCGCGGCGAGATCGTCGTGGACGAGCACCTGCGCACCGGCAACGAACGGATCTGGGCGGCCGGGGACGTGACCGGGCATCCGCAGTTCGTCTATGTCGCCGGGGCCCACGGCACGCTGGTCGCCGACAACGCCCTGGACGGGGCCGAGCGCACCCTGGACTACCACCACCTGCCGCGGGTCACCTTCACCAGCCCGGCCATCGCCGCCGCCGGTCTCACCGACGCCCAAGTCATCGCGCAGGGCATGGCATGCGACTGCCGCGTCCTGCCCCTGGAGTACGTACCCCGGGCACTGGTCAACCGCGACACCCGCGGCCTGATCAAACTCGTCGCCGAACGTGGTACCGGGCGGCTGCTCGGCGCCCATGTCATCGCCGAGAGCGCCGGTGATGTGATCGCCACCGCCGTCTACGCGCTGGCGAACCGGATGACGGTGCACCAGATGGCCGACCTGTGGTGCCCGTACCTGACCATGGCCGAGGGCCTCAAGCTCGCCGCCCAGACCTACACCCGGGACGTGAGCAAACTGTCCTGCTGCGCCTCCTGA
- a CDS encoding helix-turn-helix transcriptional regulator, giving the protein MKTPALAGSPDTAAAAEVPCIHLDTTARFFRALADPTRLKLLEFIQRGERTSAECVEHAGISQPRVSVHLSCLVDCGYVTARRDGKKLRYSVGDPRVADLIMLARSLAADNAAALDCCPRIPAKGDPR; this is encoded by the coding sequence ATGAAAACCCCTGCCCTTGCCGGCTCACCGGACACGGCCGCCGCGGCCGAGGTGCCGTGCATCCATCTGGACACCACAGCCCGGTTCTTCCGCGCGCTCGCGGACCCCACCCGGCTGAAGCTGCTGGAGTTCATCCAGCGCGGCGAGCGCACCTCGGCCGAATGCGTCGAGCACGCCGGGATCTCGCAGCCGAGGGTGTCGGTGCACCTGTCCTGTCTCGTGGACTGCGGCTACGTCACCGCCCGCCGGGACGGCAAGAAACTGCGCTACTCCGTCGGCGACCCCCGCGTCGCGGATCTGATCATGCTGGCCCGGTCCCTGGCCGCCGACAACGCCGCCGCCCTGGACTGCTGCCCCCGCATCCCCGCAAAGGGGGACCCGCGATGA
- a CDS encoding MerR family DNA-binding protein: MALHGMTIGQTARAAGLTRKAVRVYEARGLLPEAERSMAGYRLYTLADVKLLTFIRQARALGLHLDDVREVLEIRRGGTPPCDAVRDLLDARIAEIDATVVDLLALRQTLTETREAAGDRPTGEPSTVCSIIEEA, encoded by the coding sequence ATGGCGTTGCACGGCATGACCATCGGGCAGACTGCCCGCGCTGCAGGACTCACGCGCAAGGCGGTCCGGGTCTATGAGGCCAGGGGCCTGCTGCCTGAGGCAGAGCGCAGCATGGCCGGCTACCGGCTCTACACTCTGGCCGATGTCAAGCTGCTGACCTTCATCCGCCAGGCCCGCGCTCTGGGACTCCACCTTGATGACGTCCGCGAAGTGTTGGAGATTCGCCGCGGTGGCACCCCGCCCTGCGACGCCGTCCGTGACCTCCTCGACGCCCGCATTGCTGAGATCGATGCCACCGTCGTTGATCTCTTGGCCCTGCGGCAGACCCTCACCGAGACTCGCGAGGCCGCTGGCGACCGCCCCACCGGAGAGCCTTCCACGGTCTGCTCGATCATCGAAGAGGCTTGA